One genomic segment of Ancylobacter sp. IITR112 includes these proteins:
- a CDS encoding ABC transporter permease, with amino-acid sequence MIRFVPRARTPLWLTLAVSVSAGLAALALTAIPLALTGAPVFTAFALMAQGAAGNGFALAETLTRATPLIFTGLAAAVAFRAKLWNIGAEGQLYAGALATVALGAGLIEAPSYVLVPLVLIGAALAGAVLLLVPVLFKTRFGADEVVVTLLLNFIVLLFVQMMLEGPMKDEMALGWPQSAPVLDEATLPKLVAGWRLHWGLVLAILAAVALHIFITRTVWGFRLRAVGENARAARYAGLPVGKAMALVGLLSGGLAGLAGASEVAGLKGYLTADLSPGFGYAGIVVATLANLSPLGVIPAAIFVAGVFVGADSMSRAIGVSNYLADLVVAFALLSVLVGGLLTRFRIVFVRRGTA; translated from the coding sequence ATGATCCGCTTCGTGCCCCGTGCCCGCACCCCGCTCTGGCTCACCCTTGCCGTCTCCGTCAGTGCCGGGCTGGCGGCGCTGGCGCTGACCGCCATTCCGCTGGCGCTCACCGGCGCCCCTGTCTTCACCGCCTTCGCGCTGATGGCGCAGGGCGCGGCCGGCAACGGCTTCGCGCTGGCGGAGACGCTGACGCGGGCGACCCCGCTCATCTTCACCGGCCTCGCCGCCGCCGTCGCCTTCCGCGCCAAGCTGTGGAACATCGGCGCCGAGGGCCAGCTCTATGCCGGGGCGCTCGCCACCGTGGCGCTGGGCGCGGGGCTGATCGAGGCGCCGTCCTATGTGCTGGTGCCGCTGGTGCTGATCGGCGCCGCGCTCGCCGGGGCGGTGCTGCTGCTGGTGCCGGTGCTGTTCAAGACCCGCTTCGGCGCCGATGAGGTGGTGGTGACGCTGCTGCTCAATTTCATCGTGCTGCTCTTCGTGCAGATGATGCTGGAAGGGCCGATGAAGGACGAGATGGCGCTCGGCTGGCCGCAATCGGCACCGGTGCTGGACGAGGCGACGCTGCCCAAGCTGGTCGCCGGCTGGCGGCTGCATTGGGGGCTGGTGCTCGCCATCCTTGCCGCCGTCGCGCTGCACATCTTCATCACCCGCACCGTCTGGGGCTTCCGCCTGCGCGCGGTGGGCGAGAATGCCCGCGCCGCCCGCTATGCCGGCCTGCCCGTGGGCAAGGCGATGGCCCTGGTCGGCCTGCTCTCCGGCGGCCTCGCCGGCCTTGCCGGGGCGAGCGAAGTGGCGGGGCTCAAGGGCTATCTCACCGCCGATCTCTCCCCCGGCTTCGGCTATGCCGGCATCGTGGTGGCGACGCTGGCGAACCTTTCTCCGCTCGGTGTCATTCCCGCCGCCATCTTCGTCGCCGGCGTGTTCGTCGGGGCGGATTCGATGAGCCGGGCCATCGGCGTCTCCAATTATCTCGCCGATCTCGTCGTCGCCTTCGCCCTGCTCAGCGTGCTGGTGGGCGGCCTGCTGACGCGCTTTCGCATCGTTTTCGTCCGCCGGGGGACCGCCTGA